One window of Planctomycetia bacterium genomic DNA carries:
- the nuoD gene encoding NADH dehydrogenase (quinone) subunit D has translation MPDIRPTRLERDELGGDLWTLNFGPQHPATHTTLRLVLELDGETVIACTPHIGYLHSGFEKLGEHLNYNQYVVVTDRMNYISPMANNIAWHAACEKLFGIELTPRCKVIRTIIAELARIQDHLLCVGTAGLDLGAFTAFLYAFNEREHIYDLFEEICGARFTTSYTRVGGLMQDMPPDWPDHVKTFMERVPRAIEDTESLLTRNRIFVERTKGIGVLGYDDAVQWGWTGPIARASGVMRDLRKDEPYLCYADNWDGKGSSGVQFKVPIGRNGDVYDRYLVRMEEMRQSLAILAQLVDNIPAGPINVLPDDKHTLPDKREVYFSIEGLINHFEQIMTNRGFQPPIGEAYDANETANGELGFYLASDGENCPYRARCRPPSFINYSVFPKLVIGHSISDVVAVLGSLNIIAAELDR, from the coding sequence ATGCCCGACATTCGCCCGACCCGACTCGAGCGCGACGAACTCGGCGGCGATCTGTGGACGCTGAACTTCGGCCCTCAGCACCCCGCCACCCACACGACCTTGCGACTCGTCCTGGAGCTCGACGGCGAGACGGTCATCGCCTGCACGCCGCACATCGGCTATCTCCACAGCGGCTTCGAAAAGCTCGGCGAGCATCTGAACTACAACCAGTACGTCGTCGTCACCGATCGGATGAACTACATCAGCCCGATGGCCAACAACATCGCCTGGCACGCCGCCTGCGAAAAGCTGTTCGGCATCGAACTGACCCCTCGCTGCAAAGTCATCCGCACCATCATCGCCGAACTCGCCCGCATCCAGGATCACCTCCTCTGCGTCGGTACGGCCGGCCTGGACCTCGGCGCCTTCACCGCCTTTCTCTACGCCTTCAACGAACGCGAGCACATTTACGACCTCTTCGAGGAGATCTGCGGCGCGCGCTTCACCACGAGCTACACCCGCGTCGGCGGCCTGATGCAGGACATGCCCCCCGATTGGCCCGACCACGTGAAGACCTTCATGGAGCGCGTCCCCCGCGCCATCGAAGATACCGAATCACTCCTCACCCGAAACCGCATCTTCGTCGAGCGCACCAAGGGCATCGGCGTCCTCGGTTACGACGACGCCGTCCAATGGGGCTGGACCGGCCCCATCGCCAGGGCATCCGGTGTCATGCGCGATCTGCGAAAGGATGAGCCCTACCTCTGCTACGCCGACAACTGGGACGGCAAAGGCTCGTCCGGTGTCCAGTTCAAGGTGCCCATCGGGCGAAACGGCGACGTGTACGATCGTTATCTCGTGCGCATGGAGGAGATGCGGCAGTCGCTGGCCATTCTTGCGCAGCTCGTGGACAACATCCCCGCCGGGCCGATCAACGTCCTGCCCGACGACAAGCATACCCTGCCCGACAAGCGCGAAGTCTATTTCTCCATCGAGGGGTTGATCAACCACTTCGAGCAGATCATGACCAACCGCGGCTTTCAGCCGCCGATCGGCGAGGCCTACGACGCCAACGAGACGGCCAACGGCGAACTCGGTTTCTACCTCGCCTCAGACGGCGAGAACTGCCCATACCGTGCTCGCTGCCGCCCGCCGAGCTTCATTAACTATTCAGTCTTCCCCAAGCTGGTCATCGGCCACTCGATCAGCGACGTGGTCGCCGTCCTGGGCAGCCTCAACATCATCGCGGCGGAACTG